The proteins below come from a single Triticum aestivum cultivar Chinese Spring chromosome 5D, IWGSC CS RefSeq v2.1, whole genome shotgun sequence genomic window:
- the LOC123125065 gene encoding putative F-box/LRR-repeat protein At5g02930 has translation METNNSFGTAMEERAKHDDDRLSALPDDVLLAVLQLLDAGTAVRAGALARRWRHLRCLLTDLTIDVADLVPPSPDPSSPCRTVHDMMTAYTAATAWFLTPNKQRSIKSLRLTFYLVDPYLRSIGDAVAESGCGSTAEPLEFTILADVDALTVNDAECAMLAARLMSFLGACPVAFSGLTRLSLQNLCFGDSDISDLLNACSRLELLSLSHCGSSSDFRATDRRSDIFAPDLGNPRAFLPWS, from the exons ATGGAGACTAACAACAGTTTT GGCACAGCGATGGAGGAACGAGCCAAGCATGACGACGACAGGCTGAGCGCTCTCCCCGACGACGTCCTGCTCGCCGTCCTCCAGCTGCTCGACGCGGGCACCGCCGTCAGGGCCGGCGCCCTCGCGAGGCGATGGAGGCACCTCCGCTGTCTGCTTACCGATCTCACCATCGACGTCGCCGACCTGGTACCGCCTTCTCCAGACCCCTCTTCTCCTTGTCGGACGGTGCACGATATGATGACGGCCTACACCGCCGCCACGGCGTGGTTCCTCACTCCGAACAAGCAACGGAGCATCAAGAGCCTGCGCCTCACGTTCTACCTCGTAGACCCGTACCTGCGCTCCATTGGAGACGCCGTCGCCGAGAGCGGCTGTGGAAGCACGGCCGAGCCCCTGGAGTTCACCATACTGGCGGACGTCGACGCCCTCACCGTCAACGATGCGGAGTGCGCCATGCTTGCGGCGCGCCTCATGTCCTTCCTTGGCGCTTGCCCCGTCGCTTTCAGTGGGCTCACCAGACTCTCCCTGCAGAACCTCTGTTTCGGCGACTCCGATATCTCGGATCTCCTCAACGCCTGCAGTCGACTAGAGCTCCTCTCCTTGAGCCATTGTGGCTCTAGCTCTGACTTCCGTGCTACGGATAGACGCTCCGACATCTTCGCTCCGGACCTTGGAAATCCGCGAGCCTTTCTTCCATGGAGTTGA
- the LOC123125066 gene encoding uncharacterized protein, whose amino-acid sequence MRVMQKMEQDSIDAYKWCERWPPRTWIKAFFNPFPKCDILLNNMSEVFNSWILESRELPIKSMLDSITDKITTRMYNKQKEVATDRKWGKRLCPKIQKKLDKFTEWAAFCMVQAAGQKVFKVSSMNHSYIVDLNCESCDCKRWELSGIPCHHAIACAREERIDPESLVHECYSVATYKKAYSFNIKPMRDQEHWTKMEGVDVYPPVYTKVMGRPRRNRKKDPEEKLDKEGGKKLTKHGVTMHCSVCGAANHNKKGHKKWAETNREAPVVTDDDSEEEFDDPSIISNIMPHTVHPSMDPSQTPGSMVYLMQQMERMSYQPVMDHGPLPESSFVTQARASIPPPRVTTAMASGRGRRRGVTEDIPKDVPQSSHQTSDNTGGRKRQARGGGRGNATGGGRRNATRGGRGNATRGNGRTRGGGATGGTGRGNGGRGTLYDNGGRTGPGDGFWNLMFGPDSDRSHVAAEEEPITQNAPGGDEWDDDFMHM is encoded by the exons ATGAGAGTAATGCAAAAGATGGAACAAGACAGCATTGATGCATACAAATGGTGTGAGAGATGGCCACCAAGAACCTGGATTAAAGCATTTTTCAATCCATTTCCAAAGTGTGACATTCTACTGAATAACATGTCTGAAGTATTCAATAG CTGGATCTTGGAATCTAGAGAGCTACCAATTAAGTCCATGTTGGACAGCATCACTGACAAGATCACAACCAGGATGTACAACAAGCAGAAGGAGGTGGCCACTGATAGAAAATGGGGTAAAAGATTGTGCCCAAAAATACAGAAGAAGCTTGACAAATTTACTGAATGGGCTGCTTTCTGCATGGTTCAAGCGGCTGGTCAGAAAGTTTTCAAGGTGTCATCAATGAACCATTCATATATTGTTGATTTGAACTGTGAGAGTTGTGACTGCAAAAGATGGGAGCTGTCTGGGATTCCATGTCATCATGCCATAGCTTGTGCTAGAGAGGAGAGGATAGATCCCGAGAGCCTGGTGCACGAATGCTACTCAGTAGCTACTTACAAAAAAGCTTATAGTTTCAATATCAAGCCCATGAGGGACCAAGAGCATTGGACAAAGATGGAAGGAGTGGACGTGTACCCACCTGTGTACACCAAGGTGATGGGTAGACCAAGGAGAAATAGAAAAAAAGATCCAGAAGAGAAGCTTGACAAGGAAGGGGGCAAGAAACTGACTAAACATGGTGTAACCATGCACTGTTCTGTTTGTGGAGCAGCAAATCACAATAAGAAAGGTCATAAAAAGTGGGCAGAAACAAATAGAGAGGCCCCAGTAGTTACAGATGATGATTCAGAAGAGGAGTTTGATGATCCATCCATAATTTCA AACATCATGCCACACACAGTTCATCCATCTATGGATCCATCTCAAACACCAGGATCAATGGTTTACCTCATGCAGCAAATG GAGAGGATGTCATATCAACCAGTCATGGACCATGGTCCTCTTCCTGAATCTTCATTTGTTACACAAGCCAGAGCTAGCATTCCTCCACCAAGAGTGACAACTGCTATGGCAAGTGGAAGAGGTAGGAGGAGGGGTGTTACTGAAGATATTCCGAAGGATGTGCCTCAATCCAGCCACCAAACAAGTGATAATACAGGAGGCAGGAAGAGGCAAGCTAGAGGAGGTGGTAGAGGAAATGCTACAGGAGGTGGGAGGAGAAATGCTACAAGAGGTGGAAGGGGAAATGCTACAAGAG GAAATGGAAGGACAAGAGGAGGAGGTGCAACAGGAGGAACTGGAAGAGGAAATGGTGGAAGAGGAACTCTATATGACAATGGAGGAAGGACTGGACCAGGGGATGGATTTTGGAACTTGATGTTTGGACCTGATTCAGATAGGTCAcatgtggcagcagaggaagagccAATCACGCAAAATGCACCAGGAGGGGATGAGTGGGATGATGACTTCATGCACATGTAG
- the LOC123120703 gene encoding uncharacterized protein, with product MAEPRRRAPGDAAPPYDAFDGLFSVEIHHKGFFCGTDNNNTYMDYEVAWFDNCDSDTWSLLWIDDFLQQLGYDRDCLKLDVYWCQPGKTLVDGLRNLTCDADILAMIAATTEHKNLLLIVDHGERLDSALRDDILLDGVPVLSKVITPGKESKGKEQYSCPEERSVPNKRRSRRLFVEGSSSGCADEELEEQDGVNAAESETDEDFYDSDYDIEDGDDDLYVKNVDKEVDDHREKDTACDYEAELAEDALDDSHLHLSNEKREKLKYHFKGFNLETDLNNPILKLGQVFGNVQELRHAITSYSIRNRVQVKKTRNTSKKIIAVCSGECPWYLMASKDNRTSSFVIKKYCDEHTCTKAWNLKGLTAPFLTRKFKDKFRDNEKMSLKKFLEKVQTEYNLIPTRTFGIVEVESTSSWEWFLESLKDDLNICNTSPYTIMSDKQKGLIKAVAKIWHDGEHRFCVRHMYQNSTSFTKVSN from the exons ATGGCGGAGCCCCGCCGGCGTGCTCCTGGAGATGCAGCCCCTCCTTACG ATGCTTTTGATGGTCTTTTCTCGGTTGAGATACATCACAAAGGTTTCTTTTGTGGAACTGACAACAACAACACCTACATGGATTATGAAGTTGCATGGTTTGACAACTGTGACAGTGATACATGGTCCTTGTTATGGATTGATGACTTTTTGCAGCAGCTAGGTTATGACAGAGATTGTTTGAAGCTTGATGTGTACTGGTGTCAGCCTGGAAAGACATTGGTTGATGGGCTAAGAAATTTGACATGTGATGCAGATATCCTTGCAATGATAGCAGCAACTACAGAGCACAAGAACTTGTTGCTGATTGTAGACCATGGAGAGAGACTTGACAGTGCTCTCAGAGATGATATTTTACTTGATGGAGTTCCTGTACTTTCAAAGGTCATTACTCCAGGAAAAGAAAGCAAGGGAAAAGAGCAATATAGCTGCCCCGAGGAGAGAAGTGTGCCAAATAAGAGGAGGTCTAGGAGGTTATTTGTGGAAGGTTCATCCTCAGGTTGTGCTGATGAAGAATTGGAGGAACAAGATGGAGTAAATGCAGCTGAATCAGAGACAGATGAGGATTTCTATGATAGTGACTATGACATAGAAGATGGGGATGACGATCTCTATGTAAAAAATGTTGACAAAGAAGTGGATGATCATAGAGAGAAGGACACAGCTTGTGACTATGAAGCAGAGTTAGCAGAGGATGCTCTAGATGATTCACACTTACATTTGTCCAATGAAAAAAGGGAGAAGTTGAAGTACCACTTCAAGGGATTTAATCTAGAAACTGATTTGAATAACCCTATTTTGAAGCTTGGACAGGTTTTTGGTAATGTGCAGGAGCTGAGACATGCTATTACATCGTATAGCATTAGAAACAGAGTTCAAGTGAAGAAGACAAGGAACACATCCAAGAAAATAATAGCTGTGTGCAGTGGTGAGTGCCCGTGGTATCTCATGGCAAGCAAGGACAACAGAACATCCAGTTTTGTTATTAAAAAGTACTGTGATGAGCACACTTGTACTAAAGCCTGGAATCTCAAGGGATTGACAGCTCCGTTTCTCACTAGAAAATTCAAAGACAAGTTCAGGGACAATGAGAAGATGTCGTTGAAGAAATTTTTAGAGAAGGTGCAAACAGAGTACAACCTCATACCAACCAGGA CATTTGGCATTGTGGAAGTGGAGTCAACTAGCAGTTGGGAGTGGTTTCTGGAAAGCCTAAAGGATGACCTCAACATATGTAACACCTCTCCATACACAATTATGAGCGACAAGCAAAAG GGTCTCATAAAAGCTGTGGCAAAGATATGGCATGATGGTGAACACAGATTTTGTGTCAGGCATATGTATCAGAATTCCACAAGCTTCACAAAGGTGAGCAACTAA